One genomic region from Magallana gigas chromosome 3, xbMagGiga1.1, whole genome shotgun sequence encodes:
- the LOC136273943 gene encoding uncharacterized protein isoform X3 — MYDDLSRTCPSLLELLSSVVCDIPPAPPSKPFVHIMLAAAVALHGRNQEMSLMHYFTGFILTHGGCTQRDIERLSKIGFSVHPQTVHKKLISWQDNLDMDLVSIRDSWAEGDQTKFQIIGDNWDKNILPSYRTSDRKTLSLHLFNMYAIVDRVVPASSTNSLTENRPELDNLKFIPSTQEQELLLKEMTFLCARSVIENIPQIGNLFHKIYPDHLEHKYSRFAGLKTTQYPLGLYDCNETKTADVVQLLKKLTNMYVPMKDDEIVEPVFFGGDRLTDERVQGAQQAMSNAGSAKERLEGFISKTEDFHRLMNFLEAIHKMTFSTESASDPGTVYYYRNVLNMRNVKGKVKNSYRPHKMLYYTVLDGIIMALFYNHFGLKDFESDIPVPEHFQNFTEEQKLHWLNDICEEIVQKWFFDNGTDICQSLREVLSDPNHPENYWTENICEGGRIKCHFCEKDYAFIGSLKSHESKVHNFVVMKDKKPKKKNDSDELQDYISLLFKLTLLHKNLDTAVDMGDGERSVRSTKYELPIYNRTRKVKYVIGSIHLSALTSGVLEEEQCERLVANRFVNVQGGRNNNIALDEYLEILNRESKIACSGHQTKKSIIEHSKEYPHLVGFVQHLESISDMNPRKGFHHLPNYHDDVKKVALDLVKHNVLCNIPKRQLQCRCLVNDKNPFENCYSGLPEMIHRHKPSLPYRRLRSHHI, encoded by the exons ATGTATGATGACTTGAGCAGAACCTGTCCTTCACTTCTTGAATTACTATCATCTGTTGTATGTGACATCCCGCCTGCACCTCCCAGTAAACCCTTTGTTCATATCATGTTAGCTGCTGCAGTGGCACTACATGGTAGAAATCAGGAGATGTCATTGATGCATTACTTTACCGGGTTTATACTTACACATGGAGGTTGCACGCAACGG GATATTGAGAGGTTGTCTAAAATTGGATTTAGTGTCCACCCACAAACCGTTCACAAGAAACTTATCAGCTGGCAAGACAATTTAGACATGGATTTGGTTTCTATTAGAGACTCATGGGCAGAAGGTGATCAGACGAAGTTCCAGATCATAGGCGATAACTGGGATAAGAATATACTACCATCTTATAGAACTTCAGATAGAAAAACCCTCTCGCTTCATCTCTTTAATATGTATGCCATTGTGGATCGGGTTGTACCAGCATCTTCAACAAACTCCCTGACAGAGAATAGACCAGAACTTGACAATCTGAAATTCATTCCATCAACTCAAGAACAGGAGCTTCTGTTAAAGGAAATGACCTTTCTATGTGCACGTTCTGTCATTGAAAACATACCACAGATTGGAAATTTGTTCCACAAAATATATCCTGATCATCTTGAGCACAAATACAGTCGCTTTGCTGGTTTGAAGACCACTCAG TATCCACTTGGATTGTATGACTGTAACGAAACAAAAACTGCTGATGTTGTCCAGTTGCTGAAGAAGCTAACAAACATGTATGTGCCAATGAAAGATGATGAAATTGTTGAGCCAGTATTTTTTGGAG GAGACCGACTCACCGACGAACGAGTGCAGGGAGCTCAACAAGCAATGAGCAATGCAGGTTCTGCGAAAGAGAGGCTAGAGGGGTTTATTTCTAAGACAGAGGATTTCCACCGTCTCATGAATTTCTTAGAG gcAATACACAAGATGACATTCAGTACAGAAAGTGCAAGTGATCCTGGaactgtttattattatagaAATGTCCTTAACATGAGAAATGTCAAAGGAAAAGTAAAGAATTCATATCGACCACACAAAATGTTATACTATACTGTTTTGGATGGTATAATCATGGCACTTTTCTATAATCATTTTGGGTTAAAGGATTTTGAAAGCGATATTCCTGTACCAGAACATTTTCAGAATTTTACAGAGGAGCAGAAATTGCATTGGTTGAATGACATTTGTGAAGAAATTGTACAGAAGTGGTTTTTTGACAATGGCACAGATATTTGTCAATCCCTTAGAGAAGTACTATCAGATCCCAATCACCCTGAAAATTACTGGACTGAAAACATTTGTGAAGGTGGTCGGATTAAGTGTCACTTTTGTGAAAAGGATTATGCTTTTATAGGTTCATTAAAGTCGCATGAATCTAAAGTTCATAATTTCGTTGTTATGAAGGATAAAaagccaaagaaaaaaaatgactcGGATGAATTACAAGACTACATTTCTCTGCTGTTTAAGTTAACCTTGCTGCACAAAAACCTTGACACTGCTGTAGATATGGGAGACGGTGAGCGTTCAGTACGTTCTACTAAGTATGAACTACCTATTTATAACAGAACAAGAAAAGTCAAGTATGTGATTGGTTCTATTCATTTATCAGCTTTGACATCTGGAGTACTTGAAGAGGAGCAATGTGAGCGTTTGGTTGCTAATCGATTTGTCAATGTACAAGGAGGGCGAAACAATAACATAGCTTTGGATGAATACCTCGAGATATTAAACCGGGAAAGCAAAATAGCCTGTTCAGGACATCAGACTAAAAAAAGTATTATAGAGCATTCAAAGGAATATCCGCATTTAGTTGGATTTGTGCAACATTTGGAGTCAATCAGCGATATGAACCCAAGGAAAGGATTTCATCACTTACCAAATTACCATGATGATGTTAAAAAAGTTGCCTTAGATTTGGTGAAACATAATGTACTGTGTAACATTCCAAAACGTCAATTACAATGCAGATGCCTTGTTAATGACAAAAACCCTTTTGAAAACTGTTACTCTGGACTTCCAGAAATGATTCATCGCCACAAGCCAAGCTTACCATACCGACGACTCCGAAGTCATCATATTTag
- the LOC136273943 gene encoding uncharacterized protein isoform X4: MTNQCLPVLNFQQVTLPMQVSVYYASGKKSVEITNDAHKTICKAFIRGKGVEKIIVDSICKANKSAVIHGAGQILKEESQRTCKRGNSLLQRKDYHNFFGFHWKDMYDDLSRTCPSLLELLSSVVCDIPPAPPSKPFVHIMLAAAVALHGRNQEMSLMHYFTGFILTHGGCTQRDIERLSKIGFSVHPQTVHKKLISWQDNLDMDLVSIRDSWAEGDQTKFQIIGDNWDKNILPSYRTSDRKTLSLHLFNMYAIVDRVVPASSTNSLTENRPELDNLKFIPSTQEQELLLKEMTFLCARSVIENIPQIGNLFHKIYPDHLEHKYSRFAGLKTTQYPLGLYDCNETKTADVVQLLKKLTNMYVPMKDDEIVEPVFFGGDRLTDERVQGAQQAMSNAGSAKERLEGFISKTEDFHRLMNFLEKCP, encoded by the exons atgacCAACCAATGTCTACCAGTATTAAATTTCCAACAAGTAACCTTGCCAATGCAA GTGTCCGTGTATTATGCCAGTGGAAAGAAGAGTGTTGAAATCACAAATGATGCACACAAAACTATATGTAAAGCATTCATCAGAGGAAAAGGTGTGGAAAAAATCATAGTTGATAGTATTTGCAAAGCAAATAAGTCAGCAGTAATTCATGGTGCAGGGCAAATTCTGAAGGAGGAGTCTCAAAGAACATGCAAGAGAGGAAATTCCCTGTTACAGAGAAAAGACTATCATAACTTCTTTGGCTTCCATTGGAAAGATATGTATGATGACTTGAGCAGAACCTGTCCTTCACTTCTTGAATTACTATCATCTGTTGTATGTGACATCCCGCCTGCACCTCCCAGTAAACCCTTTGTTCATATCATGTTAGCTGCTGCAGTGGCACTACATGGTAGAAATCAGGAGATGTCATTGATGCATTACTTTACCGGGTTTATACTTACACATGGAGGTTGCACGCAACGG GATATTGAGAGGTTGTCTAAAATTGGATTTAGTGTCCACCCACAAACCGTTCACAAGAAACTTATCAGCTGGCAAGACAATTTAGACATGGATTTGGTTTCTATTAGAGACTCATGGGCAGAAGGTGATCAGACGAAGTTCCAGATCATAGGCGATAACTGGGATAAGAATATACTACCATCTTATAGAACTTCAGATAGAAAAACCCTCTCGCTTCATCTCTTTAATATGTATGCCATTGTGGATCGGGTTGTACCAGCATCTTCAACAAACTCCCTGACAGAGAATAGACCAGAACTTGACAATCTGAAATTCATTCCATCAACTCAAGAACAGGAGCTTCTGTTAAAGGAAATGACCTTTCTATGTGCACGTTCTGTCATTGAAAACATACCACAGATTGGAAATTTGTTCCACAAAATATATCCTGATCATCTTGAGCACAAATACAGTCGCTTTGCTGGTTTGAAGACCACTCAG TATCCACTTGGATTGTATGACTGTAACGAAACAAAAACTGCTGATGTTGTCCAGTTGCTGAAGAAGCTAACAAACATGTATGTGCCAATGAAAGATGATGAAATTGTTGAGCCAGTATTTTTTGGAG GAGACCGACTCACCGACGAACGAGTGCAGGGAGCTCAACAAGCAATGAGCAATGCAGGTTCTGCGAAAGAGAGGCTAGAGGGGTTTATTTCTAAGACAGAGGATTTCCACCGTCTCATGAATTTCTTAGAG aAATGTCCTTAA
- the LOC136273943 gene encoding uncharacterized protein isoform X1 yields the protein MTNQCLPVLNFQQVTLPMQVSVYYASGKKSVEITNDAHKTICKAFIRGKGVEKIIVDSICKANKSAVIHGAGQILKEESQRTCKRGNSLLQRKDYHNFFGFHWKDMYDDLSRTCPSLLELLSSVVCDIPPAPPSKPFVHIMLAAAVALHGRNQEMSLMHYFTGFILTHGGCTQRDIERLSKIGFSVHPQTVHKKLISWQDNLDMDLVSIRDSWAEGDQTKFQIIGDNWDKNILPSYRTSDRKTLSLHLFNMYAIVDRVVPASSTNSLTENRPELDNLKFIPSTQEQELLLKEMTFLCARSVIENIPQIGNLFHKIYPDHLEHKYSRFAGLKTTQYPLGLYDCNETKTADVVQLLKKLTNMYVPMKDDEIVEPVFFGGDRLTDERVQGAQQAMSNAGSAKERLEGFISKTEDFHRLMNFLEAIHKMTFSTESASDPGTVYYYRNVLNMRNVKGKVKNSYRPHKMLYYTVLDGIIMALFYNHFGLKDFESDIPVPEHFQNFTEEQKLHWLNDICEEIVQKWFFDNGTDICQSLREVLSDPNHPENYWTENICEGGRIKCHFCEKDYAFIGSLKSHESKVHNFVVMKDKKPKKKNDSDELQDYISLLFKLTLLHKNLDTAVDMGDGERSVRSTKYELPIYNRTRKVKYVIGSIHLSALTSGVLEEEQCERLVANRFVNVQGGRNNNIALDEYLEILNRESKIACSGHQTKKSIIEHSKEYPHLVGFVQHLESISDMNPRKGFHHLPNYHDDVKKVALDLVKHNVLCNIPKRQLQCRCLVNDKNPFENCYSGLPEMIHRHKPSLPYRRLRSHHI from the exons atgacCAACCAATGTCTACCAGTATTAAATTTCCAACAAGTAACCTTGCCAATGCAA GTGTCCGTGTATTATGCCAGTGGAAAGAAGAGTGTTGAAATCACAAATGATGCACACAAAACTATATGTAAAGCATTCATCAGAGGAAAAGGTGTGGAAAAAATCATAGTTGATAGTATTTGCAAAGCAAATAAGTCAGCAGTAATTCATGGTGCAGGGCAAATTCTGAAGGAGGAGTCTCAAAGAACATGCAAGAGAGGAAATTCCCTGTTACAGAGAAAAGACTATCATAACTTCTTTGGCTTCCATTGGAAAGATATGTATGATGACTTGAGCAGAACCTGTCCTTCACTTCTTGAATTACTATCATCTGTTGTATGTGACATCCCGCCTGCACCTCCCAGTAAACCCTTTGTTCATATCATGTTAGCTGCTGCAGTGGCACTACATGGTAGAAATCAGGAGATGTCATTGATGCATTACTTTACCGGGTTTATACTTACACATGGAGGTTGCACGCAACGG GATATTGAGAGGTTGTCTAAAATTGGATTTAGTGTCCACCCACAAACCGTTCACAAGAAACTTATCAGCTGGCAAGACAATTTAGACATGGATTTGGTTTCTATTAGAGACTCATGGGCAGAAGGTGATCAGACGAAGTTCCAGATCATAGGCGATAACTGGGATAAGAATATACTACCATCTTATAGAACTTCAGATAGAAAAACCCTCTCGCTTCATCTCTTTAATATGTATGCCATTGTGGATCGGGTTGTACCAGCATCTTCAACAAACTCCCTGACAGAGAATAGACCAGAACTTGACAATCTGAAATTCATTCCATCAACTCAAGAACAGGAGCTTCTGTTAAAGGAAATGACCTTTCTATGTGCACGTTCTGTCATTGAAAACATACCACAGATTGGAAATTTGTTCCACAAAATATATCCTGATCATCTTGAGCACAAATACAGTCGCTTTGCTGGTTTGAAGACCACTCAG TATCCACTTGGATTGTATGACTGTAACGAAACAAAAACTGCTGATGTTGTCCAGTTGCTGAAGAAGCTAACAAACATGTATGTGCCAATGAAAGATGATGAAATTGTTGAGCCAGTATTTTTTGGAG GAGACCGACTCACCGACGAACGAGTGCAGGGAGCTCAACAAGCAATGAGCAATGCAGGTTCTGCGAAAGAGAGGCTAGAGGGGTTTATTTCTAAGACAGAGGATTTCCACCGTCTCATGAATTTCTTAGAG gcAATACACAAGATGACATTCAGTACAGAAAGTGCAAGTGATCCTGGaactgtttattattatagaAATGTCCTTAACATGAGAAATGTCAAAGGAAAAGTAAAGAATTCATATCGACCACACAAAATGTTATACTATACTGTTTTGGATGGTATAATCATGGCACTTTTCTATAATCATTTTGGGTTAAAGGATTTTGAAAGCGATATTCCTGTACCAGAACATTTTCAGAATTTTACAGAGGAGCAGAAATTGCATTGGTTGAATGACATTTGTGAAGAAATTGTACAGAAGTGGTTTTTTGACAATGGCACAGATATTTGTCAATCCCTTAGAGAAGTACTATCAGATCCCAATCACCCTGAAAATTACTGGACTGAAAACATTTGTGAAGGTGGTCGGATTAAGTGTCACTTTTGTGAAAAGGATTATGCTTTTATAGGTTCATTAAAGTCGCATGAATCTAAAGTTCATAATTTCGTTGTTATGAAGGATAAAaagccaaagaaaaaaaatgactcGGATGAATTACAAGACTACATTTCTCTGCTGTTTAAGTTAACCTTGCTGCACAAAAACCTTGACACTGCTGTAGATATGGGAGACGGTGAGCGTTCAGTACGTTCTACTAAGTATGAACTACCTATTTATAACAGAACAAGAAAAGTCAAGTATGTGATTGGTTCTATTCATTTATCAGCTTTGACATCTGGAGTACTTGAAGAGGAGCAATGTGAGCGTTTGGTTGCTAATCGATTTGTCAATGTACAAGGAGGGCGAAACAATAACATAGCTTTGGATGAATACCTCGAGATATTAAACCGGGAAAGCAAAATAGCCTGTTCAGGACATCAGACTAAAAAAAGTATTATAGAGCATTCAAAGGAATATCCGCATTTAGTTGGATTTGTGCAACATTTGGAGTCAATCAGCGATATGAACCCAAGGAAAGGATTTCATCACTTACCAAATTACCATGATGATGTTAAAAAAGTTGCCTTAGATTTGGTGAAACATAATGTACTGTGTAACATTCCAAAACGTCAATTACAATGCAGATGCCTTGTTAATGACAAAAACCCTTTTGAAAACTGTTACTCTGGACTTCCAGAAATGATTCATCGCCACAAGCCAAGCTTACCATACCGACGACTCCGAAGTCATCATATTTag
- the LOC136273943 gene encoding uncharacterized protein isoform X2, which yields MSTSIKFPTSNLANVSVYYASGKKSVEITNDAHKTICKAFIRGKGVEKIIVDSICKANKSAVIHGAGQILKEESQRTCKRGNSLLQRKDYHNFFGFHWKDMYDDLSRTCPSLLELLSSVVCDIPPAPPSKPFVHIMLAAAVALHGRNQEMSLMHYFTGFILTHGGCTQRDIERLSKIGFSVHPQTVHKKLISWQDNLDMDLVSIRDSWAEGDQTKFQIIGDNWDKNILPSYRTSDRKTLSLHLFNMYAIVDRVVPASSTNSLTENRPELDNLKFIPSTQEQELLLKEMTFLCARSVIENIPQIGNLFHKIYPDHLEHKYSRFAGLKTTQYPLGLYDCNETKTADVVQLLKKLTNMYVPMKDDEIVEPVFFGGDRLTDERVQGAQQAMSNAGSAKERLEGFISKTEDFHRLMNFLEAIHKMTFSTESASDPGTVYYYRNVLNMRNVKGKVKNSYRPHKMLYYTVLDGIIMALFYNHFGLKDFESDIPVPEHFQNFTEEQKLHWLNDICEEIVQKWFFDNGTDICQSLREVLSDPNHPENYWTENICEGGRIKCHFCEKDYAFIGSLKSHESKVHNFVVMKDKKPKKKNDSDELQDYISLLFKLTLLHKNLDTAVDMGDGERSVRSTKYELPIYNRTRKVKYVIGSIHLSALTSGVLEEEQCERLVANRFVNVQGGRNNNIALDEYLEILNRESKIACSGHQTKKSIIEHSKEYPHLVGFVQHLESISDMNPRKGFHHLPNYHDDVKKVALDLVKHNVLCNIPKRQLQCRCLVNDKNPFENCYSGLPEMIHRHKPSLPYRRLRSHHI from the exons ATGTCTACCAGTATTAAATTTCCAACAAGTAACCTTGCCAAT GTGTCCGTGTATTATGCCAGTGGAAAGAAGAGTGTTGAAATCACAAATGATGCACACAAAACTATATGTAAAGCATTCATCAGAGGAAAAGGTGTGGAAAAAATCATAGTTGATAGTATTTGCAAAGCAAATAAGTCAGCAGTAATTCATGGTGCAGGGCAAATTCTGAAGGAGGAGTCTCAAAGAACATGCAAGAGAGGAAATTCCCTGTTACAGAGAAAAGACTATCATAACTTCTTTGGCTTCCATTGGAAAGATATGTATGATGACTTGAGCAGAACCTGTCCTTCACTTCTTGAATTACTATCATCTGTTGTATGTGACATCCCGCCTGCACCTCCCAGTAAACCCTTTGTTCATATCATGTTAGCTGCTGCAGTGGCACTACATGGTAGAAATCAGGAGATGTCATTGATGCATTACTTTACCGGGTTTATACTTACACATGGAGGTTGCACGCAACGG GATATTGAGAGGTTGTCTAAAATTGGATTTAGTGTCCACCCACAAACCGTTCACAAGAAACTTATCAGCTGGCAAGACAATTTAGACATGGATTTGGTTTCTATTAGAGACTCATGGGCAGAAGGTGATCAGACGAAGTTCCAGATCATAGGCGATAACTGGGATAAGAATATACTACCATCTTATAGAACTTCAGATAGAAAAACCCTCTCGCTTCATCTCTTTAATATGTATGCCATTGTGGATCGGGTTGTACCAGCATCTTCAACAAACTCCCTGACAGAGAATAGACCAGAACTTGACAATCTGAAATTCATTCCATCAACTCAAGAACAGGAGCTTCTGTTAAAGGAAATGACCTTTCTATGTGCACGTTCTGTCATTGAAAACATACCACAGATTGGAAATTTGTTCCACAAAATATATCCTGATCATCTTGAGCACAAATACAGTCGCTTTGCTGGTTTGAAGACCACTCAG TATCCACTTGGATTGTATGACTGTAACGAAACAAAAACTGCTGATGTTGTCCAGTTGCTGAAGAAGCTAACAAACATGTATGTGCCAATGAAAGATGATGAAATTGTTGAGCCAGTATTTTTTGGAG GAGACCGACTCACCGACGAACGAGTGCAGGGAGCTCAACAAGCAATGAGCAATGCAGGTTCTGCGAAAGAGAGGCTAGAGGGGTTTATTTCTAAGACAGAGGATTTCCACCGTCTCATGAATTTCTTAGAG gcAATACACAAGATGACATTCAGTACAGAAAGTGCAAGTGATCCTGGaactgtttattattatagaAATGTCCTTAACATGAGAAATGTCAAAGGAAAAGTAAAGAATTCATATCGACCACACAAAATGTTATACTATACTGTTTTGGATGGTATAATCATGGCACTTTTCTATAATCATTTTGGGTTAAAGGATTTTGAAAGCGATATTCCTGTACCAGAACATTTTCAGAATTTTACAGAGGAGCAGAAATTGCATTGGTTGAATGACATTTGTGAAGAAATTGTACAGAAGTGGTTTTTTGACAATGGCACAGATATTTGTCAATCCCTTAGAGAAGTACTATCAGATCCCAATCACCCTGAAAATTACTGGACTGAAAACATTTGTGAAGGTGGTCGGATTAAGTGTCACTTTTGTGAAAAGGATTATGCTTTTATAGGTTCATTAAAGTCGCATGAATCTAAAGTTCATAATTTCGTTGTTATGAAGGATAAAaagccaaagaaaaaaaatgactcGGATGAATTACAAGACTACATTTCTCTGCTGTTTAAGTTAACCTTGCTGCACAAAAACCTTGACACTGCTGTAGATATGGGAGACGGTGAGCGTTCAGTACGTTCTACTAAGTATGAACTACCTATTTATAACAGAACAAGAAAAGTCAAGTATGTGATTGGTTCTATTCATTTATCAGCTTTGACATCTGGAGTACTTGAAGAGGAGCAATGTGAGCGTTTGGTTGCTAATCGATTTGTCAATGTACAAGGAGGGCGAAACAATAACATAGCTTTGGATGAATACCTCGAGATATTAAACCGGGAAAGCAAAATAGCCTGTTCAGGACATCAGACTAAAAAAAGTATTATAGAGCATTCAAAGGAATATCCGCATTTAGTTGGATTTGTGCAACATTTGGAGTCAATCAGCGATATGAACCCAAGGAAAGGATTTCATCACTTACCAAATTACCATGATGATGTTAAAAAAGTTGCCTTAGATTTGGTGAAACATAATGTACTGTGTAACATTCCAAAACGTCAATTACAATGCAGATGCCTTGTTAATGACAAAAACCCTTTTGAAAACTGTTACTCTGGACTTCCAGAAATGATTCATCGCCACAAGCCAAGCTTACCATACCGACGACTCCGAAGTCATCATATTTag